One Pseudomonas sp. MM213 genomic window, GGTGCTGTTGATGGCGGCGCTGATGCGCGGCAAATTCTGGACCCAGGAGTGGATGGCGCCGGCGGTCTACGGCTGGCAGCTCAAACGCAGCCTGATGAGCATCACCAACGTCATGCACCAGGTGACGGCGGCGGTGGACGCGGGTGATCCGAGTGCCATGAAGCTGCTGCGTTTTTATCACCTGGGGCTGAGCCAGATGCACCAACTGGACGCTAACTCCAGTGATCACAGCCAATTGATACGTGAAATGGACCTGCACAAGGCACGAATGGAAGCGCTGGGCATCGAGACCGAACAGACGCAATTGAACCCGGCGTGGCTTGAGGCCGTGAAACAGACGCCACGCTAACCGGTACAGGATCAAGGCACATAGATAATAAAAAGGCGAACGGGATCAGTCGCCATTCATAAGGATTCAGGGAGCGTCATGGGTAACCCGTCTGTCAAAGACCGAATTGAACAATTGCGCCACAGCGTGCCTTTGGTCACCGAACAGGCCGGTGCCAGGATCAAGGTACGCTCCGCGGTGGTACTGCTTGTTGCAGTGTGCCTGTCCATGATTGTCATCGTGATCTGGGAAGCGTGGAGTTCGCGCCAGTACCATCTGCATGACAAGGAAGTGGCAATGTCCAACCTTGCGCAGACCCTGGCCTCGCAAGCGCAGGCGACGATCAAGCAGGCCGATACGCTGCTGTTTACGCTGGTGGAACGCCTCGAAAGCGACGGCTTCGACCCGGCCGGGCTGCCACATCTGGAGCGCTTGCTCAGCGCCCAGCGCAGTGAGTTGAGTCAGTTGCATGGCCTGTTCGTCTATGACGAAACGGGGCGCTGGATTGCCAATTCCAACGGCGCCGCCCTGACCGATGCCAACAATGCCGACCGTGAATATTTCATCTTCCATCGCAATCATCCCGACCGTGGGCCTCATATCGGCCCGTCGATCAAAAGCCGCTCCAGCGGCGAATGGATCATGACGGTGTCGCGCCGGATCAATCATGCCGATGGGAGTTTTGCCGGTGTGGCGCTGGCGACGATTTATCTCAATCATTTCCTGTTCCTGTACGACAGCATCGACATGGGCCGCAACGGCGTAATCAACCTGATCGCCGACGACGCCACCATCATCGTTCGCCGGCCGTTCAACGAAGCGGATATCGGCACCAGCCTCGTCAACAGCCCACTGTTCAAGCAGTTGTTGCCCTCGGGGAGTTCAGGGACGGCAACATTCAAATCCATGGTGGATGGCGTTGTGCGGGTGGTGGGGTTTCGCCGGGTCGAGGGGTATCCGCTGGTTGTTTTCGCCGCGCTCGACAAGGAGGAAGTCCTGGCCGGCTGGCGTGAGGAATCCATGCTCAGTGCTGGCATCGTTACGCTTTTGCTGGGTTTTGTCGGTGTACTGGGTTTTCGCCTGATCAATCTGATGAAGCAGCAGAACCGCATTCAGAACCAACTGCTGGACGCTCAGGACAAACTGCTCGAGGTCAATCGCGGCCTGGAATTGCTGGCCCTGGAAGACGCGCTGACGGGGCTGTCCAACCGGCGTCAGTTCGATCTGTTCATCCACTCGGAAATGGGTCGCGCCCGGCGCAGCCTGAGCGGCCTCGCGCTGCTGATGATCGATGTCGATCACTTCAAACTGTTCAACGACCACTACGGTCATGTGGCCGGCGACGAATGTTTGCGCAACATCAGCGCGATCATCACCGACAACATCAAGCGGCCCGGGGATCTGGCGGCGCGCTACGGCGGTGAAGAGTTTGCGGCGGTGCTGCCGGGGACTGACTATGTGGGGGCGTTTCTGGTGGCGGAAAAAATCCGTCGTGCGGTGTTGCAGGCCGGTATTCCACACCGTGAAGGCGCAGAAGGCATGGTGACGGTCAGTATCGGCGTCGCCGCTTACGATCCGGCATCACAGGCCCAGCCGAACGACCTCGTCGGCGCTGCGGACAAGGCGCTTTACGTGGCCAAGGCCAGCGGCAGGAACATGAGCGTCATTGCCAACTGAACTCAAACAAACCCACCGCTGCCCTGAACCAGTTGGGTCGCCAGGTACGATTGCTTGAGTTTTTCCAGCCACCAACCCAGGGCGCGACCGTCATGGTCGCCACGCCAGCCGGCATACAGAATGTTCGGCTCGCGCGGGTCGGCCATCTGTTTTTCGACCAGCGTGCCGTTTTCCAGTAACGAGCCGACCCGATGTTTGGGCAGCCACCCCACGCCCAGGCCGTCGCACTGGGCGAGGATTTTGGCGCGCATGGTCGGCACGGCGAGCACGGGTTGTCCGCCGGAGACACCATAAGTGCTGCCTTCGGTGACTCTGGACGAGTCGGCCACGACAATCGCCCGGTGTTGCGTCACCGTTGCCCGAGAGATCGGTTCCTTGGCCTTGGCCAGCGGGTGCTTCGGTGAGACTGCAAACACCCATTCCATTTCTCCCAACTGCATCCAGCGCAAGGAAGGGATGGCCGGCGGTTCGTTGGTGGCGCCGATGATCAGGTCCGCACGGCCTTCGCGCAGGGCTTCCCAGACACCTTTGAGCACTTCCTGGGTGATGCGCAACGGTACGCCGGATTCCAGCGCATCGAACTCGTGAATCACCGGGATCAGGGTTTCGAACTCCAGCAGTTCGTCGGTGACGATCCACAGCCGACTCTCCCAACCATTGGCCACTTGCTGCACCCGTTGGGTCAGGCGCGAGACGTCCTGCATCAGCCGCGCCGCCTCGTTCACCAGCAATTCCCCGGCCGGGGTGAGCTGCAAGCGGTAACGGCGGCGATCGAAGAGCAAGGCGTCGAAACGCTCTTCCAGTTGCCGCGCCGCATACGACACGGTCGATGGCGCCTTGCCCAGGTGCACCGCCGCGCGCGACAGGCTACCGGTTTCCCGAATGGCCTCCAGCAACGCCAGGTCTTCAATCGACAACATGTTCTGAATCCTCGAACGAACGGCCTGGAAATGAATGTCTGGAGCAACGAAAACAAAGTCGCGGCTACCTGAAATATATAGGTCAACCACAACCCCTGTAGGAGCGAGGCTTGCCCGCGAAGAGGCCCTCAAACGCTGCGTTGAATTTGAGGCCGCCATCGCCGGCAAGCCGGCTCCTACAAAATCGCGGGTTGTCTGAAATTTATCGGCAACCCCAACCCCTGTAGGAGCGAGGCTTGCCCGCGAAGAGGCCCTTGAACGCTACGTTGGATTTGAGGCCGCCATCGCCAGCAAGCCGGCTCCTACAAAATCGCGGGCTGTTTGAAATTTATCGGACAACCCACCCCCTGTAGGAGCTGGCTTGCCAGCGATGAGGCCCTCAAACGCTGCGTTGGATTTGAGGCCGCCATCGCCAGCAAGCCGGCTCCTACAAAATCGCGGGCTGTTTGAAATTTATCGGCAACCCCAACCCCTGTAGGAGCTGGCTTGCCAGCGATGAGGCCCTCAAACACTACGTTGAATTTGAGGCCGTCATCGCCGGCAAGCCGGCTCCTACAAAATCGCGGGCTGTTTGAAATTTATCGGCCAATCCCAACCCCTGTAGGAGCTGGCTTGCCAGCGATGAGGCCCTCGAACGCTGCGTTGGATTTGAGGCCGCCATCGCCAGCAAGCCGGCTCCTACAGGGATCGTGTGGTATTTGAAAGGGTGGACGTCCGGCGTGACTTGCGCTGCCTGAACACCCGAACGTAGACCAACACGTTGATCACCAGTACCACGCCGCCGAGTCCCAGCTGGATACTCGGGGTCAACCCGGCCGGGTAAATCACCGGCCACACATAATGTTCGATGAAACCACCACCATAGCCGGTCTGCCCGGCTGCGCTGCGCATGAGGTTTTCCCACTGTGTCAGCGGGCAGGTCAGGTGGAACACTTCGACCGCAACTCCCCACGTTGCGGCCGGCAGGTGCCACCAGGCCAGGTGGCGCCATTTCAGCACCAGCAGCCCGCCAAGCAGCACGAACAGAATGAACAGCAGGTGAAACAGCACCAGCCCATCGGCGGCGATCCGGTAAAGCATGGCGACTCCCTGACGCGTGATGCGAATCACTCCATGGTACTCGGGCGGGGTGTCAGCGCTCTATCTATTGTTTGCTGCCCAACCCGGCGAGCACGGCCTTCAGACGCAGCACCATGGCCTCACTGCTGCGTTGCATCGGAGCGCGCAGTTCGTCGTCGATCAAGCCTTCAAGGGCCAGTGCGGTTTTCACCGGGGCAGGATTGGGTTCAATGAACAGGCTTTGAATCAGCGGCAGCAACCGGAAAAACGTCGCCCGTCCTTCCGCCAACCGCTGGTCGCGGATCTGTTGATACAGCGTCACGAACAACTCCGGATGCACATGCGCCGAGGCGGCAATCGCCCCTTTGGCGCCGAGGCACAGGGCGCTGAATATCTGGTTGTCTTCGCCGCACAACACGTCGACCTTGCCGCTGGTCAGCAGCGCCAGGGTGTTGGCCTGATTGCCGCCGCAATCCTTGATCGCGACGATTCGCTCGTGGGCCACAATGTTGAGCAACGTCGCCTGTTCGAAGGCGATGCCGGTGCGATACGGGATGTCGTACAGAATGATCGGAACAGTGGACGCATCGGCAACCGTTTTGAAAAACGCTTCAAGGCCCGCCTGGGACGGGCGAATGTAGTACGGCGGCGGCACCAGCAACCCGGCCAGTGGCCGCTTGAGGATTTCGCTCTGCAATTGCAGCAGTTCCGCCAGGTTGTTACCGGCCAGCCCCATGACCACCTGATCCGCAGGCACTAACTCAAGCACGGCATCCAGCACCGCCAGTTGTTCATGTTTGCTCAGTGCCGCCGCTTCAGCGGTAGTGCCGCAGACCACCAGGCCATCGACGCCTTTGTCCAGCAAATGGCTGACGAGCCGGCGCAACCCGACGAAATCGATCGCACCGTGTTGAAACGGCGTAACGAGCGGAACCCAGATACCTTGAAACGATGACATGCACTTACTCCTGAAAGTTGACCGATTTCGTCACCGTCAGAAGCGTAGAAGGAAGTAAGCAGGGGGAGGGTGCCCGTCGCGCTCAATGTCCTGTCAGCTCATCTGACGGGACAGCGCGCCCCGGTCACATGAGCGACTGTTTCTTCGATTTGAGGGCGTGCGCAACGCAACCTTGCGCCTTGGCAATCAAGCCAATGGCGTCAATGTTGAGGTTGAAGGTTGCGGACATGTTTGCTTACACCCTGAATGAGGCGCTCAGTTTTAAGAGTCGGCGGGAATTTTGTCAATCACCAAAATCGGCACAAGTGCGCAAGATTGTTCAAGCCATCGGGCGCGACTGCTGGCACAGTCAGGCGTCTTTTCCTGTTTGTAGAGCGTTATGACTCACTCACTCATGCCGCGCAGCGCCTTTCTTCGCGGCGCTGCGGCGATCATGCCATTGTCCCTGGCGACCGCGCCGTGGGGATTGCTGGCCGGCTCCATGGCCATCGAAGCCAACCTCACGCCGCTGCAAGGCCAGGGGTTGTCGAGCATCGTGTTTGCCGGGGCGGCGCAATTGGTGGCCATCGGCATGCTCAAGGGCGGTGCCGGAATCTTTTCAATTCTGCTGACCACGTTATTGCTGACGTCGCAGCATTTGCTCTACGGCATGAGCATGCGCTCGGTGATTTCGCCGCTGCCCGGTCGCTGGCGTGCCGGGCTGGGCTTTTTGCTCACCGACGAGCTGTTCGCCTTGACCAGCCAGCATGACAAACAGCAATTCAACCGCTGGTATGCCCTGGGCGTCGGCCTGACGTTTTACATCGCCTGGAACCTCTTCACGCTGGCCGGCATTGTGTTGGGCAGCAGCATTCCCGGCCTGGAACATCTGGGCCTGGATTTCTCCATCGCCGCGACCTTCATTGTCCTGATCACCCCGGTGGTGCGCAACGTACCGACCGTGGTCTGCGTGGCGGTTTCGCTGTTTTGCTCGGTGTTGTTCAGTTACTGGCAGTGGGGCTCGGCGCTGGTGTTGTCGGGGTTGGCGGGCATGACGGCGGGCTTCATCTGCAACAAATTCTATGGTGGACGCACATGATGGTCTGGGCGGTGATTGTCGGTATGGGGATTCTGGTGTTCCTCAACCGTTATGTATTTCTCGAGCCACGGCTGCCGCTGCGCCTGAGCAGCAACGCCCGGCAATTCCTCGGCTTTGCGGTGCCGGGCATGTTGACCGCCATCTGCGGCCCGATTGTGTTCATGCCGGATAAACAGCTGAACCTGCAATGGGACAACCCGTACCTGATCAGTTCGCTGGTGGCGGTGGGGCTGGTGCTGTACACCCGCAACACCTTGCTCAGCATGTTGTTGAGCATGGGGTTCTTCTTTTTGCTGCGCTGGTGGCTCTGAGCCGGGAGCGCGAAACTGTTCTACGCTTAAAGTTGATGACTGATCCCTTAGGGAGAGAGGTGAGCATGGCAACTGAACAAAAGCGTCCTGATCCGGAAGATGAAGACATGGATGAACCGACGGAAGAAGAGATCGAGCAGCAGAAACGTTCGACGCCTGACTGGAAGCATCCCGACGACGGGAAGGAACTGTCAGAACCTGATAGAAAGTTTTAGCAGGCGCTCTGACCGATCTGCGCATACAACAAAGCCCCGCCTATGCGCGGGGCTTTTTTTGCTGGTCAATCAGATCGACACGTTCCAGCGAATCTGGGTAATGCCCAATTGCTGCGCTTTAATGCGTGCCGCTTCGAGGGTGGCGTGTTCGGCGATCTTGCGGCCGGATTCAGGGTAAGCATGCGCAGACGCCGAATGAATCGCTTCGACATCGGAAAAATGCACAGCCATCTTGAAAAAGTGCTGTCGCACACCGTCGAATAAGTAATGCACGGCATAGGGAATGAGTTCACTCATCTATCTCTCGTGGAGCCAGCCAGGTCAGTGGCTTAGTCGTCGAATAAAAATTCAGAGAGATCTGCGGTGAAAGTGTGATGCAGAAATAGGACTGCTGAAAAAGGAGGAGGCTCAGTGAGCCTCTACCGTTCAGAGTGCGGCGACGACGGGTTCGTTCAGTTCTTTTGCCAAACGTAGGCCTGCGTGTCGTTTCAAGCGTCGTCGAGCTGCAATTCGTCGGGATGTGAGGCCCGATAGCCCAGGGTCTTGTCGATCCA contains:
- a CDS encoding DUF3087 domain-containing protein, giving the protein MFEIQPQNPEIYRSQTRRSTIIIALVFLALAMVLSTAAVAMFGEPGGDNLRFNVGGVFVAVLLMAALMRGKFWTQEWMAPAVYGWQLKRSLMSITNVMHQVTAAVDAGDPSAMKLLRFYHLGLSQMHQLDANSSDHSQLIREMDLHKARMEALGIETEQTQLNPAWLEAVKQTPR
- a CDS encoding sensor domain-containing diguanylate cyclase, which gives rise to MGNPSVKDRIEQLRHSVPLVTEQAGARIKVRSAVVLLVAVCLSMIVIVIWEAWSSRQYHLHDKEVAMSNLAQTLASQAQATIKQADTLLFTLVERLESDGFDPAGLPHLERLLSAQRSELSQLHGLFVYDETGRWIANSNGAALTDANNADREYFIFHRNHPDRGPHIGPSIKSRSSGEWIMTVSRRINHADGSFAGVALATIYLNHFLFLYDSIDMGRNGVINLIADDATIIVRRPFNEADIGTSLVNSPLFKQLLPSGSSGTATFKSMVDGVVRVVGFRRVEGYPLVVFAALDKEEVLAGWREESMLSAGIVTLLLGFVGVLGFRLINLMKQQNRIQNQLLDAQDKLLEVNRGLELLALEDALTGLSNRRQFDLFIHSEMGRARRSLSGLALLMIDVDHFKLFNDHYGHVAGDECLRNISAIITDNIKRPGDLAARYGGEEFAAVLPGTDYVGAFLVAEKIRRAVLQAGIPHREGAEGMVTVSIGVAAYDPASQAQPNDLVGAADKALYVAKASGRNMSVIAN
- a CDS encoding LysR family transcriptional regulator; this encodes MLSIEDLALLEAIRETGSLSRAAVHLGKAPSTVSYAARQLEERFDALLFDRRRYRLQLTPAGELLVNEAARLMQDVSRLTQRVQQVANGWESRLWIVTDELLEFETLIPVIHEFDALESGVPLRITQEVLKGVWEALREGRADLIIGATNEPPAIPSLRWMQLGEMEWVFAVSPKHPLAKAKEPISRATVTQHRAIVVADSSRVTEGSTYGVSGGQPVLAVPTMRAKILAQCDGLGVGWLPKHRVGSLLENGTLVEKQMADPREPNILYAGWRGDHDGRALGWWLEKLKQSYLATQLVQGSGGFV
- a CDS encoding DUF2784 domain-containing protein, coding for MLYRIAADGLVLFHLLFILFVLLGGLLVLKWRHLAWWHLPAATWGVAVEVFHLTCPLTQWENLMRSAAGQTGYGGGFIEHYVWPVIYPAGLTPSIQLGLGGVVLVINVLVYVRVFRQRKSRRTSTLSNTTRSL
- the dapA gene encoding 4-hydroxy-tetrahydrodipicolinate synthase, with translation MSSFQGIWVPLVTPFQHGAIDFVGLRRLVSHLLDKGVDGLVVCGTTAEAAALSKHEQLAVLDAVLELVPADQVVMGLAGNNLAELLQLQSEILKRPLAGLLVPPPYYIRPSQAGLEAFFKTVADASTVPIILYDIPYRTGIAFEQATLLNIVAHERIVAIKDCGGNQANTLALLTSGKVDVLCGEDNQIFSALCLGAKGAIAASAHVHPELFVTLYQQIRDQRLAEGRATFFRLLPLIQSLFIEPNPAPVKTALALEGLIDDELRAPMQRSSEAMVLRLKAVLAGLGSKQ
- a CDS encoding AzlC family ABC transporter permease, with the protein product MTHSLMPRSAFLRGAAAIMPLSLATAPWGLLAGSMAIEANLTPLQGQGLSSIVFAGAAQLVAIGMLKGGAGIFSILLTTLLLTSQHLLYGMSMRSVISPLPGRWRAGLGFLLTDELFALTSQHDKQQFNRWYALGVGLTFYIAWNLFTLAGIVLGSSIPGLEHLGLDFSIAATFIVLITPVVRNVPTVVCVAVSLFCSVLFSYWQWGSALVLSGLAGMTAGFICNKFYGGRT
- a CDS encoding AzlD domain-containing protein, with the protein product MVWAVIVGMGILVFLNRYVFLEPRLPLRLSSNARQFLGFAVPGMLTAICGPIVFMPDKQLNLQWDNPYLISSLVAVGLVLYTRNTLLSMLLSMGFFFLLRWWL
- a CDS encoding DUF6555 family protein, whose product is MSELIPYAVHYLFDGVRQHFFKMAVHFSDVEAIHSASAHAYPESGRKIAEHATLEAARIKAQQLGITQIRWNVSI